CCTTGGCGTTGGACCGCACCCATTCCAGCTCGCTCTTGAGCCGCTTGGCCAGCTTGGCGTCCTTCTTGCCCTGGACCTCGAGCCGCTCGCGCTTCTTCTCCAGGTAGGTGGAGTAGTTGCCCTCGTAGCCGACGACGCGGCCGCGGTCGAGCTCCATGATCCACTCGGCGACGTTGTCCAGGAAGTACCGGTCGTGGGTCACGGCCAGGACGGCGCCCTTGTAGTTGGAGAGGAACTGCTCCAGCCACAGCACGCTTTCGGCGTCGAGGTGGTTAGTAGGTTCGTCGAGCAGCAGCAGGTCGGGCGCGGACAGCAGCAGCTTGCACAGCGCGACGCGGCGGCGCTCGCCGCCCGAGAGGTGGGTGACCGGCTCGTCCGGCGGCGGGCAGCGCAGCGCGTCCATGGCCTGCTCGACGGTCGAGTCGAGCTCCCAGGCGTCGGCGTGGTCCAGCTCCTCCTGGAGCTGGCCCATCTCCTCCATCAGCTCGTCGCTGTAGTCGGTCGCCATCTGCTCGGCGATCTCGTTGTAGCGGTCGAGCTTCTTCTTGGTGTCGCCGAGCCCCTCCTCGACGTTCTGCCGGACCGTCTTGGTCTCGTCCAGCTCCGGCTCCTGCATGAGGATGCCGACGGTCGCGCCCGGCTGCAGGAAAGCCTCGCCGTTGCTGGCCTGCTCGATCCCCGCCATGATCTTGAGAACGGTCGACTTGCCGGCGCCGTTCGGGCCCACGACGCCGATCTTGGCTCCGGGGTAGAACGCGGTGCTCACGTCGTCGAGGATGACCTTGTCCCCGACGGTCTTGCGCACCTTCTTCATGGTGTAGATGAACTCGGCCATGCCGTCGATCGTAGAGTGGCTCCTCCGGCGGCCTGACGGCGGTCACCACCGCGCTACCGAGGGTCAGGTCGAGATCACGCGGACGACATTATTTCCGCGGGCTCATTCCGCCCGCTTGCCCTCGGCGAGGTTCTTCAGCATCGCGTTGTAGGCGGCCAGTTCCTCGCCGCCGGTGGTCTCCTCGCGCCGGTCGCGCCGCTTCGCCTCGCGCTCGTCCTGGCGCGCCCACTGCACCAGCAGCGCGATCAGCACGAGCAGCACCGGCACCTCGCCCGAGGCCCACGCGATGCCGCCGCCGAGCCGCTGGTCGGTCAGCAGGTCGCCGACCCACGGCAGCTTCAGCGACGTGTAGAACTCGCGGCCGATGACGGTCTGCATGTTCATCAGGATCACGCCGAAGAACGCGTGGAACGGCATGGCCCCGAACATCATCCCGAGCTTGCCGACCGGCGGCAGCCGCCGCGGCGCGGGGTCGACGCCGATCACCGGCCAGTAGAAGACGTAGCCGACGAGCAGGAAGTGCGCGTTCATCGCCAGGTGCGCCCAGTGGTAGTTGAGCGCGTTGTCGAAGAGGCCGGAGAAGTACAGCGCGTAGAAGGAACCGACGAACAGCAGCAGCGCGACGATCGGGTTGGTCAGGAACCGCGACACCGGCGAGTGCACGGCTGCCAGCAGCCATTCGCGCGGTCCGGGAGGGGCTTCGCGGCCGGCCGGCGGCAGCGCGCGCAGGGCGAGCGTGACCGGGCCGCCGAGCACCAGCAGGACGGGCGCGACCATCGACAGGAGCATGTGGTTGCCCATGTGCACGCTGAACATCGCGGGCGCGTACCGGCCGATGCCCGACGACGTGGCCAGCAGGATCACCAGGCAGCCGGCGAGCCACGCCACGGTCCGGCCGACCGGCCAGGAGTCACCGCGTTTGCGCAGCCGCCGCACCCCGGCCAGGTAGAGCCCGGCGAGAACGAGCGCGAGGGTGCCGTAGATCAGGTCGAACCGCCAGTCGGTGAGCAGCCGCCAGAACGTCGGCGGACCCTGGAGTTCGTAGCCGATGAGCAGTTCGACGGTGCCCGGCTGGGTGACCGCGTCCGGTGGCGGAGGCGTGCGGGCGAGGCCGGACGCGATGCCGATGGTGACGAACATGATCAGCACTTCGACGGCGGCGAGCCGCAGCAGCTGGCTGCCGCCCAGCTCGCCGACGAGGTTCGCGACGCCGCGGCTGCGCTGCTGCTGGCCGAAGACGCCGAGCAGCAGCAGCGCGATGATCTTGGCGACGACGAGCAGGCCGTAGTCGGTGGTGAACAGGTCGCCGAGGTTGATCCGGACGAGCGCGTTGACGATGCCGGACACCGCCATCACGACCCAGCAGACCAGGGCGAGCTTGGAGAACCGCTGCGCGGCGAGGCTGAGGTTCTTGCCGCGCCGCCAGCCGAGCGCGAGCACGGCGAGCAGCCCGCCGACCCACAGCGCGGCCGCGACGAGGTGGAACAGCAGGCTGTTGGTGGCCAGGTCGTGCGAGCCGCCGCTGGCCGAGTGCCCGGTGACCGCGACCGGGACGAGCCCGGCGACGGACAGGAAGAACAGCACCGCCGTCCAGCCCCAGCTGAGCACCAGGCGGCAGCCGAGGGCGAGCAGGAGCGCGATCAGCGCCGTCCACAGCCACGCCTTGGGCTGTTCGATCGCGCCGACGAGGCTCAGCAAGGTGTCCGGGGAAAGGACGTCGCCGAACGGCTTGCCCGCGCTGTCCGCGGCGGTGAAGGCGACGGACAGGATCGAGGCGGCGAACCACGCCCACGCGGCGATTCCCGCGGTGCGGACCGCGGCGTACCCCTCGGGCGCGAGCGTGCCGGATTTCTGTGGCGGCACGAGGAAAGCGGCCAGCAGCAACGCGCCGACGCACACGACCGACGCGGCCTCGGCCAGCACGCGGACCACCGTGACGCCGTACCGCGTGACGAGCCCGGGGTCCGGCAGCCCGGCGATGACGTAGCCCGCGCCGCCGGTGAGCGCGA
The nucleotide sequence above comes from Amycolatopsis sp. AA4. Encoded proteins:
- a CDS encoding cytochrome c oxidase assembly protein, translating into MTSEPVTKPNRGRKTSVLPLLSVGVVLAAVVAVGLVALTGGAGYVIAGLPDPGLVTRYGVTVVRVLAEAASVVCVGALLLAAFLVPPQKSGTLAPEGYAAVRTAGIAAWAWFAASILSVAFTAADSAGKPFGDVLSPDTLLSLVGAIEQPKAWLWTALIALLLALGCRLVLSWGWTAVLFFLSVAGLVPVAVTGHSASGGSHDLATNSLLFHLVAAALWVGGLLAVLALGWRRGKNLSLAAQRFSKLALVCWVVMAVSGIVNALVRINLGDLFTTDYGLLVVAKIIALLLLGVFGQQQRSRGVANLVGELGGSQLLRLAAVEVLIMFVTIGIASGLARTPPPPDAVTQPGTVELLIGYELQGPPTFWRLLTDWRFDLIYGTLALVLAGLYLAGVRRLRKRGDSWPVGRTVAWLAGCLVILLATSSGIGRYAPAMFSVHMGNHMLLSMVAPVLLVLGGPVTLALRALPPAGREAPPGPREWLLAAVHSPVSRFLTNPIVALLLFVGSFYALYFSGLFDNALNYHWAHLAMNAHFLLVGYVFYWPVIGVDPAPRRLPPVGKLGMMFGAMPFHAFFGVILMNMQTVIGREFYTSLKLPWVGDLLTDQRLGGGIAWASGEVPVLLVLIALLVQWARQDEREAKRRDRREETTGGEELAAYNAMLKNLAEGKRAE